The genomic window tacagggcgaaactgaggcccaaagaggatcactgacttgcccaaagtcacatagaagATAAACATTTAGAACCTATATCTGAATCCAGTTCTCCTGTCTCCAAAATCAAGATCACTCTCTCCACTGCCCCACCCCATAATTGTACTTTTGAACAGTGCTAATGGTTAAGTTTTCCTTTTGTCAAGCTAAAAATCTATACACTTGCAAATTTCATGCTTTGTCCCCATTTCTGCCTTTTCacatcaagtaaaaaaaaaaaaaaaaaaaagtttaattccaATTCTATGACATTCCTTCAAATGTATGAAGACAGATGTCAggtcttctcccccttccccaatctTTTCTCCAGTCTGAATATTCCAAGCTCTTCACCCTGGAAGCTTTCTTCATCCCTGGCTTTCACATCTTGAAAGTAGTCTATCCTATGTAAGTTCTGAAggcaaatattatctttttgttCATACTTGTATTTCTAGTGTTTAATATTAAGCGCTTAGTGGTGCTTATTGCTTGTTGACTTCTTTCAACAAACCAATGAATGGAATTGTGTTTTCACTGTCCTGGGCACTTCAGCTTATCAAATCCTTCCTAAAATGAGGTAGACAGAACTAAACACACAACTCAGAATGTAGTCTGCCCAACAACACGTCTAATAATCCGTCTCACAAGAAAAAGCAGGTTAGGATTTAAATCCACATCTTCTGATCCTGTATCCAACATGTTCTCCATCACACCATCctacctccctcttcctcccctgcCAGGGAAGACAAATGACAGTTGAAAGAACAGAGAGGATATCTGGAAAGTACTTAGATTTTCCCTCCGATCTACAGCATATTGTGGGTTAGGACACAATAGTCTAGCTAACTTCTATGCCCCGATCCACTGGAATTTTGTAGTTTTGTAAAGACAATCCTTTTAGGGAAGGCTAGAAGATAGTAGCTTTCAAGTGAATTGGAATAGTCTGAAAATCTGCACATTAAATTTCTACTTGTACTTAGGGATCTcatggattttattttacttttctcaaGGTTAGGTAGCTTTTATAGGTGGGGAAATGTCTCTGGGATCACACATCTAATGAGAAATTATTAGGGATGGGGAAAATACTATGATTGGTAGCATCCTCTCACTCTCCGTTCTCCATACCCAATTTTATCAATGAGCTACCAGAAGTACAATGGCAAAATCACAAATTCTAAATCTCCTGACCTTAATTGctctcatttaaaattatttgaggaCCTCCTAAATTCTTCCCTAGAGACGTCCAGAAATCTCTCCAGCCTGGATAGTTTAGGACTTGTTTTCTAAAAACAGCTTGGTGTAATGGCAAGAGTGCTAAAGAGTTAGAAGGCATGTCTTCTAATCTTGGAACCAGCTCCTTTCATCTCCTGTCCTGCCAAACTTCTGGTCCCATCAACGGCTTCTGTTCCCTTGGACCAtttccattatctttccctatggTTCCCCCACAggcttcttacttttttttttttttttttcctgtccccTGTTCTCTAGGGATATCTTCTAATCTTTCCTTTTGCATAGCAATGAACTAACCTATTGTAAGTATCTATTAGGTGTGAGATTCCATGATAAGAAAGTAATTAGAACTAAAGTCtgtgttttttaaagatatatttctcTTCACGACTTTGAGATTGGCACTCTGCTTATTTCTAGtctatttttgtcatttcctGTGCTTAGAATGCCCACCTCCTAATTTGTTGAATTACTATACAAACCCAACTCTAATGCCATCTCCTTCACGAAATCTTTTCTAATCCCATTTGTTAGTGTCATTCCCACTTAGACCTCACATGGTATTTTGTTTTGTGCTTCTCTAATCCATTTAACATGTAATATTGTGTACTCTAATTATCTGTGCCTGTCTCTTACTTCCGTACTAGAACATAAACTCCATAAGGATAGAGACCATCTTCTCCAAGGTCTAGAATAATTGGCCAATACTTATCAAATAAGAGTTATTTTTTCATGGTTATTCTTCTATATCCCAAATCTTGATTTGCCAGCCTTCCTTCTACTGTTACTACCAGATGACATACTGTTACCATATATTGCAagtgttttttcctttctgttttccttatttaCCAGTATCATGTAATGGTAACAACACTGGATTTAAGAATCTgtggagctgaattcaaatccagtttgaCCTCTTTCTGCcttcattatctttatttattttttcccctgaggcaattggggttaagtgacatgcccagggtcacacagctaggaagagtaaagtgtctgaggtggaatttgaactcaggtcctcctgattttagggccggtgctctatccactacgccatctagctgccccttccctgAATTATCTTAGGCAAATCATGTAACTAGgtctgttttttcatctgcaaaatgagggaaagggGATGGGCTGTTGCAGATGACCTTTACAGCCTTTTTCAACTCTAATACTGATTCATTCCATGATCTAACACCCTTAGTCATGGTCCTATGCCACAGCTCACTTGTTTCCCCTACACTCCTGTTGCCTTCTCATTATTGCATCTTTTCTCTCTGATGATTTGAAGTTCCTGACCAGAGACCTAGGAGAGATAAAAGCCTGCAGAGATCTTCAGGAAAGGATATCATAAACTGTTCTGATGGTGGTCCCAGGTGGTCCCTGGCTGTATGAAGTATTAATCTTCAATTACATGACACTTGTGGTTAgtgaaattaatttattaatcttGAGTACACTTGGGAGGGGGATAGTGTTGGTCTTTGAGGTTTAGAATGGGGTGGATTGAGGCTAGACTAGTGCTTTGGAGTGAAGACCTGAATTTAGGAGCTAGGAAGGGAGGTGAACTATAAAGGCagggttctttctttctttgggttTAAGTGCTTTATAGGTCACTGTGATCTGCTGCTTGGCAACTGATGGTGCCATTCAAGGTAAAGGCACAGAGAAGTAGGGAGGCAGGATGGAGCACTAGGCAGCACCCTCTATCTGAAGCATTGGGGTTTCCCTAGCCTCAGGGGCCTCTGAATTTTCCACAGGGCTCCTTGGTGGCTCTAGCTCCAATGACTCTGCTTCAACCACTACCCCTACCTCAGGCTGATTTTCAACACCCTGGCTAGGGCCCAGTCGGGGAGGTTTGGTGGGAGTGGGTGGAGGTGGGGCAGGGCCCTTGCTCTTTCGGGTGGACAGTGCCCTACGAAGGCTCTGAACCTTCTGCAGGCCAGTACGCCGAAGACGTTTGGCTCGGGATTCCACTGGCTCCTCATCTGAGCTTTCCCCTTCTTCCAGTTCTTCTAGGGCCTCTGGTCCTAGCTCCTTTTCTTCCAGCCCTATGGATTCTGGCTCCTTCTGAAAAGCTCTGGCTGGGATTTCTGCCTCctcctgaaaatgaaaaataaagaacattatcTCCCCAGAAACAATGTCTTAGTATAGTTATTTAATGTGTCACTTTCCAGAAGCAAGACTGCCCATCTGAGTTCACCATCAATAATATGCCTTTGTAACTCTCTTAATCCTTACTTCTGCCCAGAAAATACTTGTAGCATAACTTAGGCTACTCCAGTGCTTCTACAGGCCCAGAAACGGATGGAAAGGGGTGGGAGAAACCTAGGGAAAGGTGAATGAAGCTATGATGAGCTGGAACTAGACCTTATGAGTTAAATTCACTTACTGCCTAGAAGTCATTAAGGTCCACCCAAATCATCCTATTAGTCAAATGTAGGAAGATCTGTATTGGGTTATGAAGTTACCCACAGCGGTATAGCCAAGCATACTTGTTGAGAAAGAAGAATAATCCTTCCCATAACTTTTTCCACATCGGGTTGGGGGGATGGGGTTAGGGGACTATGTCCCATACAAGCCAGGGGATGCCATCACCCACAGACATGAATAACACTGTGGAAAAGGACTCCATCTTTTATCTAGCGTGGACACTTGTGTGTCTGTGGAAGTTCATTTTCCTGAATGTTTTAGAAAACACgaaggattataaaagaaaccatataatctaatttaatttctttcctattcaAGTTGATTACTCTCCTTAAATCCATCCATAGGCAAAGTCTGGGACCCTCAGGTAAAAAGAAGCTCTGATGTTGGGGGGAAAGCACTGAGCCAAGGAGGGAGTGGAGAGCTAGCTGCCTGCCTTTGGCTCGCCTCTCTCTGGGgctgttcctcatctgtaaaactagggCTCTGCACTCCGAGACtccctaaggtcctttccagcactctatctgcttCGGGTTCACTCGATGCCAACGTGGAGTTTCTGTACGGGT from Sminthopsis crassicaudata isolate SCR6 chromosome 3, ASM4859323v1, whole genome shotgun sequence includes these protein-coding regions:
- the CAVIN3 gene encoding caveolae-associated protein 3; the protein is MGEGVMVTEAAERGPVHAVTVVTLLEKLNTMLEAVRERQGGLARRQGGLTGTVRRIQSGLDKLSGTYGATSSTLAQLLDEAENVSTDAHAARERAVCRELQVQRLEANHELLVARGKMHVQLFKEEAEIPARAFQKEPESIGLEEKELGPEALEELEEGESSDEEPVESRAKRLRRTGLQKVQSLRRALSTRKSKGPAPPPPTPTKPPRLGPSQGVENQPEVGVVVEAESLELEPPRSPVENSEAPEARETPMLQIEGAA